Proteins encoded in a region of the Pseudomonas syringae KCTC 12500 genome:
- a CDS encoding response regulator, with protein sequence MSPVSKSILLVDDDQEIRELLDTYLSRAGFQVRTVGDGADFRRAFNDEPSDLLILDVMLPDEDGFSLCRWIRQHPRQPHVPIIMLTASSDEADRVIGLELGADDYLGKPFSPRELQARIKALLRRAQFGQERPGGDVILFDEWRLDMVSHRLFHSDGEEVILSGADFALLKLFLDNPQQILDRDTIGNATRGRELMPLERIVDMAVSRLRQRLRDTGKSPRLIRTIRGSGYLLAANVNSQAGNGY encoded by the coding sequence TTGAGCCCAGTCAGTAAATCGATCCTGTTGGTGGACGACGATCAGGAAATTCGCGAGTTGCTGGACACCTACCTGAGCCGCGCCGGTTTTCAGGTGCGTACGGTGGGCGACGGTGCGGATTTTCGTCGGGCGTTCAATGACGAACCGAGCGATCTGCTGATCCTTGACGTCATGCTGCCCGATGAAGACGGTTTCAGCCTGTGTCGCTGGATCCGCCAGCATCCGCGTCAGCCGCATGTGCCGATCATCATGTTGACCGCCAGTTCGGACGAGGCCGACCGGGTCATCGGTCTGGAGCTGGGGGCCGATGATTACCTCGGCAAGCCATTCAGCCCGCGTGAGCTTCAGGCCCGCATCAAGGCGCTGTTGCGGCGTGCCCAGTTCGGTCAGGAGCGTCCGGGTGGCGACGTGATCCTGTTTGATGAGTGGCGACTGGACATGGTCAGTCACCGGTTGTTTCACAGTGACGGCGAAGAGGTGATTCTGTCCGGCGCCGACTTCGCACTGCTCAAACTGTTTCTCGACAACCCGCAGCAGATCCTCGACCGTGACACCATTGGCAACGCCACGCGTGGGCGTGAGCTGATGCCGCTGGAGCGAATCGTCGACATGGCGGTCAGCCGCCTGCGCCAGCGTCTGCGCGACACCGGCAAGTCACCGCGGCTGATCCGTACCATTCGCGGCAGTGGTTACCTGCTGGCCGCAAACGTCAACTCGCAAGCGGGCAACGGCTATTAA
- a CDS encoding ATP-binding protein produces the protein MLLLTLLAVSLAQALSSVIWLSQLRATQMEGLVTSARSLAYSMAASVSYFRSLPLAYRPMVLDQLRSMGGTRFVVSLNDHPLDMQIMQPTPRKQAVLDVVGEVLRQRLGSGPDITVWFARPEELRIFNSGLKLDELPRSWAHYALTLEPVNPPVLVTQIEMAPGEWFYIASLLPEPYTSLEEQELPLQQVSFIVLTSAFLLLFIGLLVHWQSRPLKRLARAARDMSLGADVEPVVEGGGSEVIEVSRAFNAMRTRISRYLTERGQLFSAISHDLRTPITRLRLRVELLEDEQLQRKFSRDLDELELLVKGALQCVKDTDIHENIEPVDLNALLECLVEPWLLADGNGRVTQQGEAHAAYSGKPLALKRCIGNLIDNALKYGHRAHLKVEDDAHAFVLHVDDEGPGVPEQRLEHVFEPHFRLAGNQQQGYGLGLGIARNIAHSHGGEVSLQNLRDGGLRVTLYLPRTAE, from the coding sequence ATGTTGCTGCTGACCTTGCTGGCGGTTTCGCTGGCTCAGGCGCTGTCCAGCGTGATCTGGCTGTCACAGCTGCGTGCCACGCAGATGGAAGGCCTGGTGACCAGTGCGCGCAGCCTGGCGTACTCGATGGCGGCCAGTGTCAGCTACTTTCGCTCATTGCCGCTGGCCTACCGGCCCATGGTGCTCGACCAGTTGCGCAGTATGGGCGGCACACGGTTCGTGGTGTCACTCAACGATCACCCGCTGGATATGCAGATCATGCAGCCCACCCCTCGCAAGCAGGCGGTGCTGGACGTGGTGGGCGAGGTGCTGCGCCAGCGTCTGGGTAGTGGGCCGGACATCACCGTATGGTTCGCGCGGCCCGAGGAACTGAGGATTTTCAACAGCGGCCTCAAACTCGATGAGCTGCCGCGTTCGTGGGCGCATTACGCGCTGACACTCGAGCCGGTGAACCCGCCGGTGCTGGTCACGCAAATCGAAATGGCGCCTGGCGAGTGGTTCTACATCGCCTCGCTGCTGCCCGAACCCTACACCTCGCTGGAGGAGCAGGAACTGCCTCTGCAGCAGGTGTCGTTCATTGTCCTGACTAGCGCATTTCTGCTGTTGTTCATCGGGTTGCTGGTGCACTGGCAGAGCCGCCCGCTCAAGCGTCTGGCGCGGGCCGCGCGAGACATGTCGCTGGGGGCGGATGTCGAGCCTGTGGTCGAGGGCGGCGGCAGCGAAGTCATCGAGGTCAGCCGGGCGTTCAATGCCATGCGCACGCGGATCAGTCGCTACCTGACCGAGCGGGGGCAGTTGTTCAGTGCCATTTCCCATGATTTACGTACGCCCATCACCCGTTTGCGCTTGCGGGTCGAACTGCTCGAGGATGAGCAACTGCAACGCAAATTCAGTCGTGATCTGGACGAGCTGGAGTTGTTGGTCAAAGGCGCGCTGCAGTGCGTCAAGGACACTGATATTCATGAAAATATCGAGCCCGTGGACCTCAACGCGCTGCTGGAATGTCTGGTTGAACCTTGGCTGCTTGCTGATGGCAATGGGCGGGTTACGCAGCAGGGGGAGGCGCACGCTGCCTATTCAGGCAAACCGCTGGCGCTCAAGCGCTGCATCGGCAACCTGATCGATAACGCACTCAAATACGGTCACCGCGCGCACCTGAAGGTCGAGGACGATGCTCATGCGTTCGTGCTGCATGTCGATGACGAAGGCCCTGGCGTTCCCGAGCAGCGTCTCGAGCACGTGTTCGAACCGCATTTCCGCTTGGCAGGCAATCAACAGCAGGGCTATGGCCTCGGCCTTGGGATAGCTCGCAACATTGCCCACAGTCATGGCGGCGAAGTCAGCCTGCAGAACCTGCGTGACGGGGGGCTGCGGGTAACCTTGTACTTGCCGAGAACGGCGGAATGA